One window from the genome of Streptomyces sp. NBC_01476 encodes:
- a CDS encoding heme-degrading domain-containing protein, giving the protein MSDATTPTPLASLADLSELAEQERTLVLPRFTHDDAWRLGCLLVEMAREQQAAVTVSVRRGTQRLFHCALEGTTADNDAWLERKARVVERYGASSLMIGERFRAKGSTFEESSRLDPDLYAAHGGAFPLRVTGAGVVGVAGVSGLPQLEDHALVVAGLTRFLEDVRTSWHT; this is encoded by the coding sequence ATGAGTGACGCCACGACCCCCACCCCGCTCGCCTCTCTCGCCGATCTGTCCGAACTCGCCGAGCAGGAAAGGACCCTGGTCCTTCCGCGCTTCACGCACGACGACGCCTGGCGGCTCGGCTGCCTGCTGGTGGAGATGGCCAGGGAACAGCAGGCGGCCGTCACCGTCTCGGTGCGGCGCGGCACCCAGCGGCTCTTCCACTGCGCGCTGGAGGGCACCACCGCCGACAACGACGCCTGGCTGGAGCGCAAGGCGCGGGTGGTCGAGCGGTACGGGGCCAGCTCGCTCATGATCGGCGAGCGCTTCCGGGCCAAGGGCAGCACCTTCGAGGAGTCCTCGCGGCTCGACCCTGACCTCTACGCGGCGCACGGCGGCGCCTTCCCGCTGCGGGTGACCGGCGCCGGGGTGGTGGGCGTGGCCGGCGTCTCCGGCCTGCCCCAACTGGAGGACCACGCACTGGTGGTGGCCGGCCTGACACGTTTCCTCGAAGACGTCAGGACGTCCTGGCACACCTGA
- a CDS encoding fumarylacetoacetate hydrolase family protein, with the protein MKLLRVGPAGAERPALLDHEGVLRDLSGLVPDIDGALLADGAALERIAAAGADGSLPALDASLRVGPPLARIGKIVCIGLNYHDHATETGAQPPSEPVVFMKAPDTVVGPDDTVLVPRNSVKTDWEVELAVVIGRELRYAASHEEALAAVAGYAVAHDVSEREFQIERGGQWDKGKNCETFNPLGPWLVTADEIADPQALPLKLWVNGELKQDGNTASQIFPVAEVVRYLSQFMTLYPGDVINTGTPAGVALGQPEPKPYLRAGDVVELTIEGLGRQRQELKSA; encoded by the coding sequence GTGAAGCTGCTGCGTGTCGGACCCGCCGGGGCGGAGCGCCCGGCTCTGCTGGACCACGAGGGCGTGCTGCGGGACCTGAGCGGCCTCGTACCGGACATCGACGGCGCGCTGCTCGCCGACGGGGCGGCGCTGGAGCGGATCGCGGCGGCCGGGGCGGACGGCTCGCTGCCGGCCCTGGACGCCTCGCTGCGGGTCGGCCCGCCGCTGGCCCGGATCGGCAAGATCGTCTGCATCGGGCTCAACTACCACGACCACGCCACCGAGACCGGCGCCCAGCCGCCGAGTGAGCCGGTGGTCTTCATGAAGGCGCCGGACACCGTGGTCGGCCCTGACGACACCGTGCTGGTGCCGCGGAACAGCGTGAAGACCGACTGGGAGGTCGAACTCGCCGTCGTCATCGGCCGGGAGCTGCGGTACGCGGCCTCGCACGAGGAGGCGCTGGCGGCCGTCGCGGGCTACGCGGTCGCGCACGACGTCTCCGAGCGGGAGTTCCAGATCGAGCGCGGCGGGCAGTGGGACAAGGGGAAGAACTGCGAGACCTTCAACCCGCTGGGCCCGTGGCTGGTCACCGCGGACGAGATCGCCGACCCGCAGGCGCTGCCGCTCAAGCTCTGGGTCAACGGTGAGCTGAAGCAGGACGGCAACACCGCGAGCCAGATCTTCCCGGTGGCCGAAGTGGTGCGCTACCTCAGCCAGTTCATGACGCTCTATCCCGGGGACGTGATCAACACCGGTACGCCGGCCGGGGTGGCGCTGGGGCAGCCGGAGCCGAAGCCGTATCTGCGGGCCGGTGACGTGGTGGAGCTGACCATCGAGGGCCTCGGGCGGCAGCGGCAGGAGCTCAAGTCGGCCTGA
- a CDS encoding DUF445 domain-containing protein: MEHKDAARTTGPADRPGEAADADAVRWRGVRRMKLIAAGFLLVATVVYVLAKWLGSGGWPGYVAAAAEAGMVGALADWFAVTALFRHPLGLPIPHTAIIPTKKDALGASLGDFVGENFLSAAVVRTRLRAVGIGSRLGGWVAEPANADKVTEQAAATLRGALTVLRDSDVQAVVSEAITRRAEAQEVGPGLGKMLERIVADGGHRRVVDLVCVRAHDWLVEHGDSVMGAVQDGAPGWTPRFVDRKVGERVYKELLRFVTEMRDSPEHPARGAVDRFLGDFAVELQTDPDTRERVERLKKDLLARGEVQDLIASVWGAVRGMMVAAAEDEQSELRLRARASLLSLGGRLTTDARLQAKVDSWLEDAATYLVTTYRDEITSLISETVAGWDAEQTSRKIEAHVGRDLQFIRINGTVVGALAGLVIYAVSQAAGG, encoded by the coding sequence GTGGAGCACAAGGACGCGGCGAGAACGACCGGACCGGCCGACCGACCGGGGGAGGCAGCCGACGCCGACGCCGTACGGTGGCGCGGCGTCCGGCGGATGAAGCTGATCGCCGCCGGGTTCCTGCTGGTGGCGACGGTGGTGTACGTACTGGCGAAGTGGCTCGGCTCCGGCGGCTGGCCGGGGTACGTGGCCGCCGCCGCGGAAGCCGGGATGGTGGGCGCGCTGGCGGACTGGTTCGCGGTGACCGCGCTCTTCCGGCACCCGCTCGGGCTGCCGATCCCGCACACGGCGATCATTCCGACGAAGAAGGACGCGCTGGGGGCGAGCCTCGGGGACTTCGTCGGCGAGAACTTCCTGTCGGCCGCGGTCGTACGCACCCGGCTGCGGGCGGTCGGCATCGGGTCCCGGCTCGGCGGCTGGGTGGCCGAGCCGGCCAACGCCGACAAGGTCACCGAGCAGGCGGCGGCCACGCTGCGCGGCGCCCTGACCGTGCTGCGGGACTCCGATGTGCAGGCGGTGGTGAGCGAGGCGATCACCCGGCGGGCCGAGGCGCAGGAGGTGGGGCCGGGGCTCGGCAAGATGCTGGAGCGGATCGTCGCCGACGGCGGCCACCGCCGGGTGGTGGACCTGGTGTGCGTGCGGGCCCACGACTGGCTGGTGGAGCACGGCGATTCGGTGATGGGTGCGGTGCAGGACGGTGCTCCCGGGTGGACGCCGAGATTCGTGGACCGGAAGGTCGGCGAGCGGGTCTACAAGGAGCTGCTGCGGTTCGTCACCGAGATGCGGGACTCGCCCGAGCACCCGGCCCGGGGCGCGGTGGACCGTTTCCTCGGTGACTTCGCGGTGGAGCTGCAGACCGACCCGGACACCCGGGAGCGGGTGGAGCGGCTGAAGAAGGACCTGCTGGCCCGCGGCGAGGTGCAGGACCTGATCGCGTCGGTGTGGGGCGCGGTACGCGGCATGATGGTGGCCGCCGCGGAGGACGAGCAGAGCGAACTGCGGCTGCGGGCCCGGGCGTCGCTGCTGTCGCTGGGCGGCCGGCTGACCACCGACGCCCGCCTGCAGGCGAAGGTGGACAGCTGGCTGGAGGACGCGGCCACCTATCTCGTGACCACGTACCGGGACGAGATCACCTCGCTGATCAGCGAGACGGTGGCGGGCTGGGACGCCGAACAGACCTCGCGGAAGATCGAGGCGCACGTCGGGCGGGACCTGCAGTTCATCCGGATCAACGGCACGGTGGTCGGCGCCCTGGCCGGCCTGGTCATCTACGCGGTCTCGCAGGCGGCCGGCGGCTGA
- a CDS encoding aminotransferase class V-fold PLP-dependent enzyme: protein MRTDGLPGYADHFQAPEGYLDYARYGPPSTDVLTATAGALERSARASHDTVNELMRAEQSAREAAARLAGVSADHTVLLPNASTGLFHAAFGIPAGTVLVPATDFPANHYPWRRTAALGRAVPRWLAPGPAGRVTADLVRAALTDDVVALAVSAVDFRTGYRADLAALREVIGPDRLLIVDAIQGFGVADLPWQAADVVVAGGQKWLRASWSTGFAALSDLALQRLEPTLTGWTGVEDVAGFDDVEHPPAAGAQRWSITNLSPVAAAAFAAALRIVEQATVPAIEAHVAARVGQLIDTVRGCGGEVLSPTAPAERAGILSFTLPGTDPATVAKALHGHEVTPTLRATSLRLSPHASTPLAAVDRVHAALTSLR from the coding sequence ATGCGCACCGACGGCCTGCCCGGTTACGCGGACCACTTCCAGGCACCCGAGGGCTATCTGGACTACGCCCGCTACGGGCCGCCGTCCACCGATGTGCTCACCGCCACCGCCGGGGCGCTGGAGCGGTCCGCGCGGGCAAGCCATGACACCGTCAACGAGCTGATGCGGGCCGAGCAGAGCGCCCGGGAGGCCGCCGCCCGGCTGGCCGGGGTGTCCGCCGACCACACGGTGCTGCTCCCCAACGCCTCCACTGGCCTCTTCCACGCCGCCTTCGGCATTCCGGCCGGCACCGTTCTGGTGCCGGCCACCGACTTCCCGGCGAACCACTACCCCTGGCGGCGTACCGCGGCGCTCGGCCGGGCGGTCCCACGCTGGCTGGCCCCCGGTCCGGCCGGCCGGGTCACCGCCGACCTGGTCCGCGCCGCCCTCACCGACGACGTGGTGGCGCTCGCGGTCAGCGCGGTGGACTTCCGGACCGGCTACCGCGCCGACCTCGCCGCGCTGCGCGAGGTGATCGGCCCTGACCGGCTGCTCATCGTGGACGCGATCCAGGGGTTCGGGGTCGCCGACCTGCCGTGGCAGGCGGCGGACGTGGTGGTGGCCGGCGGCCAGAAGTGGCTGCGCGCCAGCTGGTCCACCGGTTTCGCGGCCCTGTCCGACCTGGCCCTTCAGCGCCTCGAACCCACCCTCACCGGCTGGACCGGCGTCGAGGACGTGGCCGGCTTCGACGACGTCGAGCACCCGCCGGCGGCCGGCGCCCAGCGCTGGTCGATCACCAACCTCAGCCCGGTGGCCGCGGCGGCGTTCGCCGCGGCGCTGCGGATCGTGGAGCAGGCCACCGTGCCGGCCATCGAGGCGCACGTCGCCGCCCGCGTCGGGCAGCTGATCGACACCGTCCGCGGCTGCGGCGGCGAGGTCCTCTCGCCCACCGCCCCCGCGGAACGAGCCGGCATCCTCTCCTTCACCCTCCCGGGCACCGACCCGGCCACCGTCGCCAAAGCCCTGCACGGCCACGAGGTCACCCCCACCCTCCGCGCCACCTCGCTGCGGCTCTCCCCCCACGCCTCCACCCCCCTCGCCGCCGTCGACCGCGTCCACGCGGCCCTCACCTCGCTGCGCTGA
- a CDS encoding MFS transporter, with protein MTTSIDEPPGPPAGVAGRLRRAAVDTRPLAVPAYRRVLAGQGASLIGTMVTEVTIPVQIFSLSHSSLYVGLAGLAGFVPIVVFGLYGGAVADVVDRRLLCLWSSVVTWVVTVVLLAQTLLNLRSVALVLVLVAVQGAGFAISSSTRGAIIPRIVPPELVPAANTLSFTVSNVGQILGPLLAGILVGLPHGFAYAYGADALLFTASLYSTFRLPAIRPAGAAARSGMLAVLDGLRFIGGNPVLMMSFAVDIAAMVLAMPNALFPQAAETRFHGGIGLLYSAVAIGSVLAGLASGWIGRVRRQGVALTCAVVGWASAITLAGFARALWLAVVLLALAGAADLVSAVYRQTILQTYAPDEMRGRMQGVFTVVVSGGPRLGDLRAGAMAATTTLGIAWSGSSVLCIGLVIAGALAVRPFWQYTTGG; from the coding sequence ATGACCACGTCGATCGACGAACCGCCAGGCCCTCCGGCCGGCGTCGCGGGCCGGCTGCGCCGGGCGGCCGTCGACACCCGCCCGCTGGCCGTCCCGGCCTACCGGCGGGTGCTCGCCGGGCAGGGTGCCTCACTGATCGGCACGATGGTCACCGAGGTCACCATCCCGGTGCAGATCTTCTCCCTGTCGCACTCGTCGCTCTACGTGGGCCTGGCCGGCCTCGCCGGCTTCGTGCCGATCGTGGTCTTCGGCCTGTACGGCGGCGCGGTCGCCGACGTGGTCGACCGCCGCCTGCTGTGCCTGTGGTCGTCCGTGGTGACCTGGGTGGTGACGGTCGTCCTGCTCGCCCAGACCCTCCTGAACCTGAGGTCGGTGGCGCTCGTCCTGGTGCTCGTCGCGGTCCAGGGGGCCGGCTTCGCCATCTCCTCCTCGACCCGCGGCGCGATCATCCCCCGTATCGTGCCGCCCGAGCTGGTCCCCGCCGCGAACACGCTGAGCTTCACGGTCAGCAATGTCGGCCAGATCCTCGGGCCGCTCCTCGCCGGGATCCTGGTGGGTCTCCCGCACGGGTTCGCCTATGCCTACGGCGCCGACGCGCTGCTCTTCACCGCCTCGCTCTACTCCACCTTCCGCCTCCCCGCCATCAGACCGGCGGGCGCCGCGGCCAGGTCGGGCATGCTCGCGGTGCTCGACGGACTCCGTTTCATCGGCGGCAATCCGGTGCTCATGATGTCCTTCGCGGTGGACATCGCGGCCATGGTGCTGGCCATGCCGAACGCCCTCTTCCCGCAGGCCGCCGAGACCCGCTTCCACGGCGGCATCGGCCTGCTGTACTCGGCGGTCGCCATCGGGTCGGTGCTGGCCGGTCTCGCCAGCGGGTGGATCGGCAGAGTGCGGCGCCAGGGCGTCGCGCTCACCTGCGCGGTGGTCGGCTGGGCGAGCGCCATCACCCTGGCCGGCTTCGCCCGCGCGCTCTGGCTCGCGGTGGTCCTGCTCGCCCTGGCCGGCGCCGCCGACCTGGTGAGTGCCGTCTACCGGCAGACGATCCTGCAGACGTACGCCCCCGACGAGATGCGCGGCCGCATGCAGGGCGTCTTCACCGTCGTCGTCTCCGGCGGCCCCCGCCTCGGCGACCTGCGCGCGGGAGCCATGGCGGCGACGACCACGCTCGGCATCGCGTGGTCGGGCAGTTCCGTGCTCTGTATCGGCCTGGTGATCGCCGGGGCTCTCGCGGTGCGGCCGTTCTGGCAGTACACCACCGGCGGGTAG
- a CDS encoding helix-turn-helix transcriptional regulator yields MSQNSQPDLRRPDAPARTRDHVAGEVIGRHQHDYHQLIYVSTGVLAVQTEEGAWVASADRAVWTPAGMWHEHRVYGQSSVHTVGFPAGDSQGGGSPAGGSPGGGSPLPGGSPTIVAVDGLLRELLIACTEPGLPGPESERLRAVLNDRLRRAHVQPLTLPTAHDPRLAHACRLVVDDLSRPRSVSWLSRRAGVGERTLTRLFRTEFGTTYPQWRTTTRVFHAMILLAEGATVTEAARRCGWATTSAFIDTFARTMGRTPGAYRAAANRTGPAGP; encoded by the coding sequence GTGTCGCAGAACAGCCAGCCGGACCTTCGCCGGCCGGACGCACCCGCCCGCACCCGTGATCACGTCGCCGGCGAGGTCATCGGCCGCCACCAGCACGACTACCACCAGCTCATCTATGTCAGCACCGGCGTGCTCGCCGTCCAGACCGAGGAGGGCGCCTGGGTCGCCTCTGCCGACCGCGCGGTCTGGACGCCGGCCGGCATGTGGCACGAGCACCGCGTCTACGGGCAGAGTTCGGTCCACACCGTCGGCTTCCCGGCCGGCGACTCCCAGGGCGGCGGCTCCCCAGCGGGCGGCTCCCCGGGCGGCGGCTCCCCGCTCCCGGGCGGCTCGCCGACCATCGTGGCGGTCGACGGCCTGCTGCGTGAACTCCTGATCGCCTGCACCGAACCCGGTCTGCCGGGGCCTGAGTCCGAGCGGCTGCGGGCGGTTCTCAACGACCGGCTGCGGCGCGCCCATGTGCAGCCCCTGACGCTGCCCACCGCCCACGACCCGCGGCTGGCGCACGCCTGCCGCCTGGTCGTCGACGACCTGAGCCGGCCCAGGAGTGTGAGCTGGCTGTCGCGCCGGGCCGGTGTCGGCGAGCGGACCCTCACGCGCCTCTTCCGCACCGAGTTCGGCACGACCTATCCCCAGTGGCGCACCACCACCCGGGTCTTCCACGCGATGATCCTGCTCGCCGAGGGGGCCACCGTCACCGAGGCGGCCCGCCGTTGCGGCTGGGCCACGACCAGCGCCTTCATCGACACCTTCGCCCGCACCATGGGCCGCACCCCCGGGGCGTACCGGGCCGCGGCGAACCGGACAGGTCCCGCCGGACCGTAG
- a CDS encoding N(5)-(carboxyethyl)ornithine synthase translates to MQQLKLGIMSQTRKENEHRLPIHPAHFERVDADLQPSIYLQTGYGEHFGVPDSRLAPMVAGFRTREELIAECDVILLAKPLAEDVAELREGQVLWGWPHCVQDEKVTQAAIDRRLTVIAFEAMNHWTREGAFSLHVFHKNNELAGYSSVLHAMQLTGATGDYGRRRRAVVIGFGATARGAVTALSALGVHDVDVLTARGVTAVSSPIHSARIVHFDHDAADDTLDPRRSVALTEDGPEPLADFLAGHDIIVNCVLQDTAAPLMFLIADDLPKLARGTLVIDVSCDEGMGFAWARPTTFNDPMFTVGDQVHYYGVDHSPSYLWDAATWENSEALIPFLRPVLAGEQGWDGDDTIRRAIEIRGGTVQNPAVLAFQHRAEQYPHELL, encoded by the coding sequence TTGCAGCAGCTCAAGCTCGGCATCATGTCGCAGACCCGCAAAGAGAACGAGCACCGTCTGCCGATCCACCCAGCGCACTTCGAGCGCGTCGACGCGGACCTCCAGCCCAGCATCTATCTGCAGACCGGGTACGGCGAGCACTTCGGTGTGCCGGACAGCCGGCTCGCGCCGATGGTCGCCGGTTTCCGTACCCGCGAAGAACTGATCGCGGAGTGCGACGTCATCCTGCTGGCCAAACCGCTGGCCGAGGACGTGGCGGAACTGCGGGAGGGGCAGGTGCTGTGGGGGTGGCCGCACTGCGTGCAGGACGAGAAGGTCACGCAGGCCGCCATCGACCGCAGGCTCACCGTGATCGCCTTCGAGGCGATGAACCACTGGACCCGCGAGGGTGCGTTCAGTCTGCACGTCTTCCACAAGAACAACGAACTGGCCGGTTACTCCTCGGTGCTGCACGCCATGCAGCTGACGGGGGCGACCGGTGACTACGGGCGCCGCCGGCGGGCCGTCGTGATCGGCTTCGGCGCGACCGCCCGCGGCGCGGTCACCGCGCTCAGCGCGCTGGGCGTGCACGACGTGGACGTGCTGACCGCCCGCGGCGTCACCGCGGTCAGCTCACCGATCCACTCCGCGCGGATCGTGCACTTCGACCACGACGCGGCGGACGACACCCTCGACCCGCGCCGCAGCGTCGCGCTCACCGAGGACGGGCCGGAGCCGCTGGCCGACTTCCTCGCCGGGCACGACATCATCGTCAACTGCGTGCTCCAGGACACCGCGGCGCCGCTGATGTTCCTGATAGCGGACGACCTGCCGAAGCTCGCCCGCGGCACCCTCGTGATCGACGTCTCCTGCGACGAGGGCATGGGCTTCGCCTGGGCCCGGCCCACCACCTTCAACGACCCGATGTTCACCGTCGGCGACCAGGTCCACTACTACGGCGTGGACCACAGCCCGTCCTATCTGTGGGACGCGGCCACCTGGGAGAACAGCGAGGCCCTGATCCCCTTCCTGCGGCCCGTCCTGGCGGGTGAGCAAGGCTGGGACGGCGACGACACCATCCGCCGCGCGATCGAGATCCGCGGCGGCACCGTCCAGAACCCGGCGGTCCTGGCCTTCCAGCACCGCGCCGAGCAGTACCCGCACGAACTGCTCTGA
- a CDS encoding ABC transporter ATP-binding protein: MNDGPVSVPPPRSGRGPQEPVIELDGVQKVFDVRRKAGRLRRERHQVRAVDGISFSVPRGEIVGYIGPNGAGKSTTIKMLTGILSPSAGRIRVCGIDPTRERARLARRIGVVFGQRTTLWWDLPLRDSYELVRRMYRIADARYTANLAACVELLDLGPLLDVPVRQLSLGQRMRGDIAAALLHDPEVLYLDEPTIGLDVVSKARVRDFLRDFNADHGTTILLTTHDLTDIETLCRRVMVIDHGRVMYDGDLGGLHAVGDSERTLVVDFAYELPPVDVPGARCVRVEGPRQWLAFPAAASAAPLVAAVAAGHPLVDLSVREPAIEDVIARMYGGTS, encoded by the coding sequence ATGAACGACGGACCGGTATCCGTACCCCCACCGCGGTCCGGCCGCGGGCCGCAGGAGCCGGTGATCGAACTCGACGGTGTGCAGAAGGTGTTCGACGTCCGCCGCAAGGCCGGCCGGCTGCGCCGCGAACGGCACCAGGTGCGCGCCGTCGACGGCATCTCCTTCAGCGTGCCGCGCGGTGAGATCGTCGGCTACATCGGCCCGAACGGCGCGGGCAAGTCCACCACCATCAAGATGCTCACCGGCATCCTCAGCCCCAGCGCCGGCCGGATCCGGGTCTGCGGCATCGACCCCACCCGCGAACGCGCCCGCCTGGCCCGCCGGATCGGGGTCGTCTTCGGCCAGCGCACCACGTTGTGGTGGGATTTGCCGCTGCGCGACTCGTACGAGCTGGTGCGCCGCATGTACCGGATCGCGGACGCGCGGTACACCGCGAATCTGGCCGCCTGCGTCGAACTCCTCGACCTCGGGCCCCTGCTGGACGTGCCGGTACGCCAGCTCTCGCTCGGCCAGCGGATGCGCGGGGACATCGCGGCGGCGCTGCTGCACGACCCCGAGGTGCTGTACCTGGACGAGCCCACCATCGGTCTCGACGTGGTCAGCAAGGCCCGGGTGCGGGACTTCCTGCGCGACTTCAACGCCGACCACGGCACCACGATCCTGCTCACCACCCACGACCTCACCGACATCGAGACCCTCTGCCGCCGGGTGATGGTGATCGACCACGGCCGGGTGATGTACGACGGCGACCTCGGCGGGCTGCACGCGGTCGGCGACAGCGAACGCACCCTGGTGGTGGACTTCGCGTACGAACTGCCGCCGGTCGACGTCCCGGGCGCCCGCTGCGTCCGTGTCGAGGGCCCCCGCCAGTGGCTCGCCTTCCCGGCGGCGGCCAGCGCGGCCCCCCTGGTCGCGGCGGTCGCCGCCGGCCACCCGCTGGTGGACCTCTCGGTACGGGAACCCGCGATCGAGGACGTGATCGCCCGAATGTACGGCGGCACCAGCTGA
- a CDS encoding ABC transporter permease, translating to MWVRSTLAYRVSFLLTTVGNLAATGLDFITILLMFSHITVLGGFTLPEVAFLYGTCSTSFGLADLVMGSMDRLGQRVRDGTLDTLLLRPVPVLAQVAADRFALRRLGRIIQGLGVLGWSLARVDVHWTVGSVALLPLMLLSGAALFSAVFVAGGAFQFVAGDAAEVQNSVTYGGATMLQYPPAVFARDLVRGVTFVVPLAFVNWLPALHILGEPDPLGLPGWLDFASPAVALVCCALAGLAWRAGLRSYRSTGS from the coding sequence ATGTGGGTGCGCTCCACCCTGGCGTACCGGGTGTCCTTCCTGCTCACCACGGTCGGCAACCTCGCCGCCACCGGCCTGGACTTCATCACGATCCTGCTGATGTTCTCGCACATCACCGTGCTCGGCGGCTTCACCCTCCCCGAGGTGGCCTTCCTCTACGGCACCTGCAGCACCTCCTTCGGCCTCGCCGATCTGGTGATGGGCTCCATGGACCGGCTCGGGCAGCGGGTGCGCGACGGCACACTGGACACCCTGCTGCTGCGGCCGGTGCCGGTGCTGGCCCAGGTCGCCGCCGACCGGTTCGCGCTGCGCCGCCTCGGCCGGATCATCCAGGGGCTCGGCGTGCTGGGCTGGTCGCTGGCCCGGGTGGACGTGCACTGGACGGTGGGCAGCGTGGCGCTGCTGCCGCTGATGCTGCTGAGCGGCGCGGCCCTCTTCAGCGCGGTCTTCGTGGCCGGCGGCGCCTTCCAGTTCGTCGCCGGCGACGCGGCCGAGGTGCAGAACTCCGTGACGTACGGCGGCGCCACGATGCTGCAGTACCCGCCGGCCGTCTTCGCCCGCGACCTGGTGCGCGGGGTGACCTTCGTGGTGCCGCTCGCCTTCGTCAACTGGCTGCCGGCGCTGCACATCCTGGGCGAACCCGACCCGCTCGGCCTGCCCGGCTGGCTGGACTTCGCCTCGCCCGCGGTCGCGCTGGTCTGCTGCGCTCTGGCCGGCCTGGCGTGGCGGGCCGGCCTTCGTTCGTACCGCAGTACAGGGAGTTGA
- a CDS encoding ABC transporter permease produces the protein MGGFYAAVVVRGFRRYATYRTATAAGVFTNTVFGLIISYSYIALWDQRPHLGGYSEAQALSYVWISQALLMTMALMGGGGEAELVERIRSGDIAVDLYRPADLQTWWLAADLGRAAFHLLGRGVVPLTAGALLFDLALPAAPLTWLLFLASVALGAVVSFAVRFLLALSAFWLLDGTGVSQMAMLSGLFFSGMLLPLTVFPGFLGEVARALPWAAMLQVPADILLGRHRGSGAALALAFQAGWAVLLLAAGRALQAVATRRVVVQGG, from the coding sequence ATGGGCGGGTTCTACGCCGCGGTCGTGGTCCGCGGCTTCCGGCGGTACGCGACCTACCGGACGGCGACCGCGGCGGGCGTCTTCACCAACACCGTCTTCGGCCTGATCATCTCCTACAGCTACATCGCGCTGTGGGACCAGCGCCCGCACCTCGGCGGTTACAGCGAGGCGCAGGCGCTGAGCTATGTCTGGATCAGCCAGGCGCTGCTGATGACGATGGCGCTGATGGGCGGCGGCGGCGAGGCCGAGCTGGTGGAGCGGATCAGGTCGGGTGACATCGCGGTGGACCTCTACCGGCCCGCCGACCTGCAGACCTGGTGGCTGGCGGCGGACCTCGGCCGGGCCGCCTTCCATCTGCTCGGCCGCGGTGTCGTGCCGCTGACCGCGGGCGCGCTGCTCTTCGACCTGGCGCTGCCCGCCGCCCCGCTGACCTGGCTGCTGTTCCTGGCGTCGGTCGCGCTGGGCGCGGTGGTGAGCTTCGCGGTGCGCTTCCTGCTGGCGCTCAGCGCCTTCTGGCTGCTGGACGGGACGGGGGTCTCCCAGATGGCGATGCTCTCCGGGCTCTTCTTCTCCGGGATGCTGCTGCCGCTGACCGTCTTCCCCGGCTTCCTGGGCGAGGTGGCGCGGGCGCTGCCCTGGGCGGCGATGCTCCAGGTGCCGGCCGACATCCTGCTCGGGCGGCACCGGGGGAGCGGGGCGGCGCTCGCGCTGGCGTTCCAGGCCGGCTGGGCGGTGCTGCTGCTGGCCGCCGGGCGGGCGCTGCAGGCGGTCGCGACCCGGCGGGTGGTGGTGCAGGGTGGCTGA